The following are encoded in a window of Methanofastidiosum sp. genomic DNA:
- a CDS encoding Zn-dependent hydrolase, translating into MKVNAKRIENDIEQINKFNSTPGKGLSRLTFTDEYMGAMNYIFKELEKVGAEIQIMRGGNIRARLEGSEKDTPSVMVGSHIDSVFHGGMFDGVAGTVASLEVLRTISENNISHKNPIDFVIFAEEDGSRFSSVLLGSRIWAGKVKDEDLPKILDKDGISYFEAMSKSGLVPKDESVLDGKKIKAMIEVHIEQSRVLESKGLSIGIVETIAGIKQLEVTIEGVSNHAGATPMNLRNDALCGAAEVILNAEKFASNKGTSVATVGLVEVNPGKNNIIPGEVRFTLDIRDKDDVTLNEITDSIINSIDSTCENRSLTYSIKQASYTKQFFYLKG; encoded by the coding sequence ATGAAAGTCAATGCAAAAAGAATTGAAAATGACATAGAGCAAATAAACAAATTTAATTCAACTCCAGGTAAAGGCCTAAGCAGATTGACATTTACAGACGAGTATATGGGCGCAATGAATTACATCTTCAAAGAACTTGAAAAGGTAGGCGCAGAGATACAAATAATGCGGGGAGGAAACATAAGGGCACGATTAGAAGGTAGTGAAAAAGATACACCTTCGGTAATGGTCGGCTCCCACATAGATAGTGTCTTTCACGGCGGCATGTTTGACGGCGTTGCAGGAACAGTGGCGTCATTAGAGGTCTTGAGGACTATTTCTGAGAATAATATTTCTCACAAAAATCCAATTGATTTTGTCATATTTGCAGAAGAGGATGGCTCAAGATTTTCTTCCGTTCTTTTGGGAAGCAGGATATGGGCAGGCAAGGTAAAAGATGAAGATTTACCAAAGATTTTAGATAAAGATGGAATAAGCTACTTTGAAGCAATGAGTAAATCAGGCCTTGTTCCAAAGGATGAATCAGTTCTGGATGGGAAGAAAATCAAGGCCATGATTGAGGTCCATATTGAGCAGAGTAGGGTTCTTGAGAGTAAAGGCCTTTCAATTGGTATCGTTGAAACAATTGCTGGAATAAAGCAGTTAGAAGTAACAATAGAAGGTGTTTCAAATCATGCCGGTGCAACTCCGATGAATCTAAGAAATGACGCTCTATGCGGGGCAGCAGAAGTAATTTTGAATGCTGAAAAGTTTGCTTCAAATAAGGGGACTTCAGTTGCAACAGTTGGTCTTGTTGAAGTCAATCCGGGAAAAAATAATATAATCCCTGGAGAAGTCAGATTTACCCTAGATATAAGGGACAAAGACGATGTTACTCTAAATGAAATAACGGACAGTATAATCAATTCAATTGACTCAACATGCGAAAATAGAAGCCTTACTTATAGTATTAAACAGGCGTCTTACACTAAACAGTTCTTTTATCTAAAAGGGTAG
- a CDS encoding Lrp/AsnC ligand binding domain-containing protein: MVVAFALIVGDAGKEKKILESLKSMKEVEEAYIVYGEYDIVVKVNVEQLKDLDPFLTEKIRNIDGVQMTSTMIAL; this comes from the coding sequence ATGGTTGTTGCTTTTGCCCTCATCGTGGGTGATGCTGGAAAAGAAAAGAAGATTCTTGAAAGTCTAAAAAGTATGAAGGAAGTTGAAGAAGCATATATAGTATACGGAGAATATGACATAGTTGTCAAAGTAAATGTGGAGCAGTTGAAAGATCTTGACCCGTTCCTTACCGAAAAAATTAGGAACATTGATGGGGTCCAAATGACTTCGACAATGATCGCTCTGTAA
- a CDS encoding MFS transporter: protein MVKDIIFGLTEKKYRWILLLTLALVYFFVYFHRVSSAVISKDLLQEFGVSALSLGLLSSMYFYSYSLFQIPVGIFSDTLGPRKTIAFLTIFSALGSFLFGIALNFNMALGARLIIGLGVSGVWIPALKLFSTWYSKREYATMVGVLLAVGNVGALSASYPLAMISYEFGWRFAFYIISIISIFLAIIAWVFIRDSPAHYLNKNKETKTSNSVPKRQYISKEHIKLIFRNKDVWILSIWLFVVYGALLAYQGLWAYPYFRDVFNLSRGASGFILMFVSIGMLIGSPFVGYFSDKIMKSRKKVIIIWLSLFILPWILISFFTAQINVSLLYLLSFWMGFFGCGNVVVFAIIKEQFPLEITGTVQSIVNVFPFVGAAFFQTFLGFILDIVGGFDGVYPVAAYSLAFKFVFAFVIIVFIMSFFVKETLTTD from the coding sequence ATGGTTAAAGATATTATTTTTGGATTGACAGAGAAAAAGTACAGATGGATTCTTTTATTAACTCTTGCATTAGTATATTTTTTTGTTTACTTCCACAGAGTATCCTCCGCAGTTATATCAAAGGATTTGCTTCAAGAATTTGGAGTGTCTGCTCTCTCTTTAGGACTTTTATCTTCTATGTATTTCTATTCATATTCTTTATTTCAAATACCGGTAGGGATATTTTCTGATACTTTGGGACCAAGAAAAACAATAGCCTTTCTTACAATCTTTTCTGCTTTGGGATCTTTCTTATTCGGAATTGCCCTGAACTTTAACATGGCTCTTGGTGCAAGGCTAATAATTGGACTTGGTGTCTCCGGTGTCTGGATACCTGCACTAAAACTATTCTCCACATGGTACTCGAAGAGGGAATATGCCACAATGGTTGGAGTTTTACTTGCAGTCGGAAATGTGGGGGCACTTTCTGCGTCATACCCACTAGCCATGATTTCATACGAATTTGGTTGGAGATTTGCATTTTATATTATTAGTATAATCTCAATATTTCTTGCCATTATAGCCTGGGTATTCATAAGGGATTCACCTGCACACTATTTGAACAAAAATAAGGAAACAAAAACATCAAACTCAGTTCCTAAGCGACAATATATTTCTAAAGAACACATTAAATTGATTTTTAGAAATAAAGATGTCTGGATACTATCTATTTGGCTATTTGTAGTATATGGGGCTCTGCTTGCTTATCAGGGATTGTGGGCTTATCCTTATTTCAGGGATGTTTTTAATCTATCTAGGGGTGCTTCAGGTTTTATCCTAATGTTTGTCAGCATTGGAATGCTTATAGGGTCCCCCTTTGTAGGGTACTTTTCAGATAAGATTATGAAAAGCAGGAAAAAAGTAATAATTATTTGGCTTTCTTTGTTTATACTACCTTGGATACTGATTTCATTTTTCACCGCACAAATCAACGTAAGCCTTCTTTACTTACTTTCTTTCTGGATGGGATTCTTTGGATGTGGAAATGTGGTAGTATTTGCAATTATAAAAGAGCAGTTCCCGTTAGAAATAACTGGAACAGTCCAGAGCATAGTTAATGTTTTCCCATTCGTCGGCGCAGCTTTCTTTCAGACATTTCTTGGATTTATATTAGATATTGTTGGAGGATTTGACGGGGTATACCCCGTGGCCGCTTATAGTCTGGCGTTCAAATTTGTATTTGCCTTTGTTATCATAGTATTTATTATGTCATTCTTCGTTAAAGAAACATTGACAACAGATTAG
- a CDS encoding methylamine methyltransferase corrinoid protein reductive activase encodes MSKGIAFDIGTSGFRVQLVDLETKKVLRTAITLRHPLPGANVMDHLNFAIKVSEDIAHKLMVNAFERILSQMNIDLGSIEKIAVCGNPIQLSLFEGIGIKDLAYADPKYLEAEKIEIQSRNAKVVSSQELGIKGVDADVLIPPAIKHEIGADALAMMLKSNFLDNKEISLVTDYGTNAEMALKVGDKIFTGSAASGPALEGQEISSGMLASPGAISDVVLDFGWHTLVLDENMMPQSVRVLDLWKEEFRGNKLSNVQPIGITGTGVVSVIYAGLETGVIELPYIYTKTRRLRLDENIYFTEDDLKEAGKAIGAIRAGHLTLAQEAGIKLEEVKTMYMCGASGTYVDAMKSRKIGLIPPTIQNVYQVGNTSLLLAYDVLVENYTLEELQKLADKIRSKHIMFATSKIFTDIYVQELAYWEQGMSMEKYNEMLTLNNIQHLPSVKGDLQINKIVKRDIPDIGEELKVIDHIGVELFAQFEGCIGCKKCENVCPERALKVEQIEEGYFKIRILSERCNGEACLKCQSSCPYKVFKFEKLTESLDR; translated from the coding sequence ATGTCAAAAGGCATTGCATTTGATATAGGCACAAGTGGATTTAGAGTTCAGCTTGTCGATTTAGAAACTAAGAAAGTTTTGAGAACTGCTATTACACTAAGACATCCATTACCAGGCGCAAACGTGATGGACCACCTTAACTTTGCGATTAAGGTTAGTGAAGATATAGCTCACAAATTAATGGTTAATGCGTTTGAAAGGATTCTTAGTCAAATGAACATTGATCTTGGTAGCATTGAAAAAATTGCCGTTTGTGGAAATCCTATTCAGCTTTCTTTATTTGAAGGGATTGGCATCAAAGATTTGGCATATGCCGATCCTAAGTATCTCGAAGCTGAAAAGATAGAGATTCAATCAAGAAATGCTAAAGTAGTTTCATCTCAAGAGTTAGGAATCAAAGGGGTGGACGCTGATGTTCTTATACCTCCAGCCATAAAACATGAGATTGGTGCTGATGCTCTTGCAATGATGTTGAAGAGTAATTTTTTAGATAATAAGGAGATATCATTAGTAACAGATTACGGAACTAATGCCGAAATGGCCTTGAAAGTTGGGGATAAGATATTTACTGGCTCTGCAGCGTCAGGTCCGGCACTAGAAGGTCAAGAGATCTCTTCTGGCATGCTCGCATCTCCCGGTGCAATATCTGACGTTGTTCTTGATTTTGGGTGGCATACATTAGTACTTGATGAGAACATGATGCCACAAAGCGTTAGAGTTTTAGATTTATGGAAAGAAGAGTTCAGGGGAAATAAATTATCTAATGTTCAGCCAATTGGGATTACTGGTACAGGCGTTGTTTCAGTAATTTATGCAGGTCTTGAAACTGGAGTTATAGAGCTTCCATATATTTATACAAAAACTAGACGATTAAGACTCGATGAGAATATTTACTTTACAGAAGACGATCTAAAAGAAGCAGGAAAAGCAATTGGTGCTATTAGGGCAGGTCATCTTACTCTTGCGCAGGAAGCCGGGATAAAGCTTGAAGAAGTAAAAACTATGTATATGTGTGGGGCTTCTGGAACATATGTTGACGCAATGAAGTCAAGAAAGATAGGCCTTATCCCGCCAACAATCCAAAACGTGTATCAGGTGGGGAATACATCATTACTTTTAGCTTATGATGTTTTAGTTGAAAACTATACTTTAGAAGAATTACAAAAGCTTGCTGACAAAATAAGAAGTAAACACATTATGTTCGCCACTTCAAAAATATTTACTGATATATACGTTCAAGAACTTGCATACTGGGAACAAGGAATGTCAATGGAAAAATACAATGAGATGCTCACTCTAAACAATATTCAACATTTGCCGTCTGTGAAGGGCGATTTGCAGATAAACAAAATCGTCAAAAGGGATATACCTGACATTGGAGAAGAATTAAAAGTCATAGATCATATTGGGGTAGAATTATTTGCACAATTTGAAGGTTGCATAGGTTGTAAAAAATGTGAAAACGTATGCCCCGAAAGAGCTTTAAAGGTAGAACAAATAGAAGAAGGGTATTTCAAAATAAGAATACTCTCTGAAAGATGCAATGGCGAGGCATGTCTAAAATGTCAATCATCATGCCCTTATAAAGTATTTAAATTTGAAAAGCTTACAGAATCACTCGATAGGTGA
- a CDS encoding (Fe-S)-binding protein produces MPNNFKDLKWYSQFFRKCSKCGTCKSAYSYGPPPTNATICPQGEYFKLDSYYGSRSKAFHGHAILENKVDLTDPSIQEDMQKVIFSCTVCGGCQTQCLLDYKPWICDYIEEMRHHLVNRGIGPTKAEKMYQEKVIKDHNPYGETHSSRFNWLKDVKDLKTDGNMVYFAGCTASYRRTEIAKSTASVLSKLGEDWGVMGENEYCCGSPLLRAGLREEPEKLAQHNVDYINDHGFKTIVTACAGCYKVLSKEYEKWWGLKLKAKVMHTSEYLEEKMKKGELKLNNISATVTYHDPCHMGRHMNHYEVDMEGKKQWKGSFIQIDKPGLYETPRNVLKAIPGIKFKEMYRNRDNSFCCGAGGGIKSSFPDVALETAKTRVREAEGVEGVQKIVTPCPFCVTNLGDGAKALGSKMEVVDLIQLVDQALKK; encoded by the coding sequence ATGCCAAACAACTTTAAAGACCTAAAGTGGTACTCACAGTTCTTTAGAAAATGTAGTAAGTGTGGAACATGTAAGTCTGCATACTCTTACGGACCACCACCCACAAATGCAACAATATGTCCTCAGGGAGAATACTTTAAGCTTGACTCCTACTACGGATCAAGGTCAAAGGCATTCCATGGACATGCAATTCTAGAAAATAAAGTCGATTTGACTGACCCATCTATACAAGAAGATATGCAAAAAGTAATTTTCTCTTGTACAGTTTGTGGTGGATGCCAGACCCAGTGTCTCCTTGATTACAAACCATGGATTTGTGATTACATTGAAGAAATGAGACACCACCTAGTTAACAGAGGAATTGGACCAACAAAAGCAGAGAAAATGTACCAAGAAAAGGTTATAAAAGACCACAACCCATACGGCGAAACACACTCTTCAAGATTCAACTGGTTAAAAGATGTAAAGGATCTTAAGACAGACGGTAATATGGTTTACTTCGCAGGATGTACAGCATCCTACAGAAGAACTGAAATTGCCAAGTCAACAGCCAGTGTTTTATCAAAACTTGGAGAAGACTGGGGCGTAATGGGAGAGAACGAATACTGCTGTGGTTCACCATTGTTAAGAGCAGGGCTTAGAGAAGAGCCAGAAAAACTTGCTCAGCACAATGTTGACTACATTAACGACCACGGATTCAAGACAATTGTTACAGCCTGTGCCGGATGTTACAAAGTTCTTTCCAAGGAATACGAAAAATGGTGGGGCTTAAAGCTTAAAGCAAAGGTCATGCACACATCAGAATACCTCGAAGAAAAGATGAAGAAAGGCGAACTAAAATTAAACAATATATCTGCAACAGTTACCTACCACGACCCATGCCACATGGGAAGACACATGAACCACTATGAAGTGGACATGGAAGGAAAGAAGCAATGGAAAGGTTCATTCATCCAGATTGACAAGCCAGGTCTATACGAAACACCAAGAAATGTACTTAAAGCCATACCAGGCATTAAGTTTAAGGAAATGTACAGAAACAGAGACAACTCATTCTGCTGCGGTGCTGGTGGAGGTATAAAATCTTCATTCCCAGATGTAGCTCTTGAAACTGCAAAGACAAGAGTGAGAGAAGCAGAGGGCGTAGAAGGAGTACAAAAGATTGTAACTCCATGTCCATTCTGTGTCACAAACCTTGGTGACGGTGCAAAGGCCCTTGGTTCCAAGATGGAAGTCGTTGACCTTATACAGTTAGTCGACCAAGCTCTTAAGAAATAA
- a CDS encoding FAD-binding oxidoreductase yields MDKKERIYKTLSQIVGDEKWVSNSPVDCWAYSYDMTYKRPQMPNYVVLPKTPEEVQSILRLANAEKIPVVPFTAGTNIGGLCVPEQGGILMDLKRMDQILEINEEVRFAVIEPGVSQAQFAQELFKRGYRFGWPVGPPSASVLACAIHHGIGGMSGRYGLNSNHITGMEVVRPTGEILMCGSPAIRRDSWQSCMPLPRFDGLFTGTLGTTGVVTKLGLFIPPVPDYVHIGTFTADDLTDMEKFMRTFSKYEYSDDLTAISWWLSQVPIPYPYIEKPKGAPEWSGYTTLYAFTEKELENKIEVFNKVIKDLGKQGNTIKATEVPEESKKGRTQLPSQIVGSTKNYCKMGGGGIAWPGTFTPSNRWVGVYNLWKEIYTKKAKIALSPSTRVTMYRGCHYGMLRIMTPFPRDRPEEEANAAWCVREAAKVLIDAGGIPYKPPTDFAREINKRADPGWIDLICDIKDMLDPNGIMNPGKWGVR; encoded by the coding sequence TTGGACAAAAAAGAAAGAATATATAAGACATTAAGCCAAATCGTGGGCGATGAGAAATGGGTTTCTAACAGTCCTGTTGACTGTTGGGCTTATTCCTACGATATGACATACAAAAGGCCACAGATGCCAAATTACGTTGTTCTCCCAAAAACGCCAGAAGAAGTACAGTCAATTCTTAGGCTTGCAAACGCTGAGAAAATACCAGTAGTACCATTTACAGCCGGTACAAACATTGGTGGACTCTGCGTTCCAGAACAAGGCGGTATCTTGATGGATCTTAAGAGAATGGATCAAATTCTCGAAATCAATGAAGAAGTAAGATTTGCAGTTATAGAGCCAGGTGTAAGCCAGGCTCAGTTTGCGCAAGAGCTTTTCAAGAGAGGATACAGATTTGGATGGCCAGTAGGTCCACCATCTGCATCAGTATTGGCCTGCGCAATACACCACGGAATTGGTGGAATGAGCGGCAGATACGGACTCAACAGTAACCACATTACCGGTATGGAAGTAGTAAGACCAACTGGAGAAATCCTCATGTGTGGATCTCCTGCAATAAGAAGAGACTCATGGCAAAGCTGTATGCCTCTTCCAAGATTTGATGGTCTTTTCACAGGAACTCTTGGAACAACAGGTGTTGTTACAAAGCTAGGATTATTTATACCCCCAGTACCTGATTATGTACATATTGGAACTTTTACTGCAGATGACTTAACTGACATGGAAAAATTCATGAGAACTTTCAGCAAATACGAATACTCAGACGATCTTACTGCAATCTCATGGTGGCTTAGCCAAGTACCAATTCCTTACCCATACATTGAAAAGCCAAAAGGTGCACCAGAATGGTCTGGATACACAACACTATACGCATTTACAGAAAAGGAATTAGAAAACAAGATTGAAGTTTTCAATAAAGTTATAAAAGACCTAGGTAAGCAAGGTAACACCATAAAGGCAACAGAAGTTCCTGAAGAGTCAAAGAAAGGAAGAACTCAACTACCATCCCAGATTGTAGGTTCAACAAAGAACTACTGTAAGATGGGTGGTGGAGGAATAGCATGGCCTGGAACATTTACACCTTCAAACAGATGGGTAGGTGTTTACAACTTATGGAAGGAAATATACACAAAGAAGGCCAAGATTGCATTATCACCATCAACAAGAGTTACAATGTACCGTGGATGTCACTATGGTATGTTAAGGATTATGACTCCATTCCCAAGAGACAGACCTGAAGAAGAAGCAAACGCCGCTTGGTGTGTCAGAGAAGCTGCAAAGGTTCTAATTGATGCTGGAGGTATCCCATACAAGCCACCAACTGATTTCGCTAGAGAGATTAACAAGAGAGCAGATCCAGGATGGATAGACCTTATTTGCGATATTAAAGACATGCTAGATCCAAACGGAATTATGAACCCAGGTAAATGGGGAGTAAGGTGA
- a CDS encoding aminotransferase class I/II-fold pyridoxal phosphate-dependent enzyme, translated as MKKETVVISKGYDPLKYNGAVKPPIFLTSTYKFKSAEEGESFIRVALGLDKGDAGFVYSRFSNPNFDIVEARLSLLEGTDAAAIFGSGMAAITSTLLAFVKNGDYIFYTNPVYGGTEFLFKEFFEKMGVSTLHVKAGSDTPKLMETKINSFKDKIKGKSVILYVETPANPNNVMIDVEAIVKIRDKLKKEGVSAKVIVDNTFMGPVFQSPFEQKVDIVLYSATKFIGGHSDIIAGAALGSKEDISKVKGIRGMIGTNGNPFDAWLMARSLETVHIRMQRQMENAIKIAEFLSHHQKVERVIYPELYDKNSEQYRIYKKQCKGPGSLLSFYIKGGKKEAFKFLNNVKLCKLAVSLGGTESLIEHPKAMTHSEVDEKSLKDAEITDNMIRLSVGIENYEDLINDLKSALDKI; from the coding sequence ATGAAAAAAGAAACAGTTGTTATAAGTAAGGGCTATGACCCGTTAAAGTATAACGGTGCAGTAAAACCCCCTATATTTTTAACAAGCACTTACAAATTCAAAAGTGCCGAAGAAGGGGAATCCTTTATTAGAGTTGCACTAGGGCTTGATAAAGGTGATGCAGGATTTGTATATTCTAGATTTTCAAATCCAAACTTTGATATTGTAGAGGCGAGACTTTCTCTATTGGAGGGAACTGATGCCGCAGCTATTTTTGGCTCTGGGATGGCGGCAATTACTTCAACTTTACTTGCATTTGTAAAAAACGGAGACTATATATTCTATACAAACCCTGTTTACGGGGGAACTGAATTTCTTTTCAAAGAATTCTTTGAGAAAATGGGAGTGTCCACATTACATGTCAAGGCTGGATCAGATACTCCAAAATTAATGGAAACCAAGATAAATTCATTTAAAGATAAAATTAAGGGAAAATCAGTTATTCTTTACGTTGAAACGCCTGCAAACCCTAACAACGTAATGATTGATGTAGAAGCTATAGTAAAAATAAGGGACAAATTAAAAAAGGAAGGAGTTAGTGCTAAAGTTATTGTAGATAACACATTCATGGGGCCAGTTTTCCAGTCTCCTTTTGAGCAGAAAGTTGACATAGTCCTTTATTCTGCAACAAAATTCATCGGCGGACATTCAGATATTATTGCTGGCGCCGCTCTTGGATCAAAAGAAGACATTTCCAAGGTAAAAGGAATCAGGGGCATGATAGGAACAAACGGAAATCCATTTGATGCATGGCTTATGGCAAGGTCATTGGAGACTGTTCACATAAGAATGCAAAGGCAGATGGAAAATGCGATAAAAATAGCTGAATTTTTATCACACCACCAAAAAGTTGAAAGAGTGATTTATCCTGAGCTATACGATAAGAATAGTGAACAATATAGGATATACAAAAAACAGTGTAAAGGTCCTGGGTCTTTATTATCTTTTTATATCAAGGGCGGAAAGAAAGAGGCTTTTAAATTTTTAAATAATGTCAAATTGTGTAAACTTGCCGTAAGTCTTGGGGGCACAGAATCCTTAATAGAGCATCCCAAAGCAATGACACACTCAGAAGTTGACGAAAAATCATTAAAAGATGCCGAGATTACAGACAACATGATAAGACTTTCAGTTGGAATTGAAAATTATGAAGATCTTATCAACGATTTAAAATCTGCACTTGATAAAATTTAA
- a CDS encoding helicase-associated domain-containing protein, translating to MREKVKGLSGKQMENTLKAWGVDITTPKEQVIDSLEKAMEDENKIEAVFNSLSLKEKEFLGILLMAGGVKKQQDAQNIFIEKYSFWTFEEVIKTLETNLLVLEGMDGIIKTYVVNSILKENLINIFKKIPGEIPLENLQVRKDKNLLISDLIIFLSFVAKEELKLTAKKEISKKDQEGLVEKLHIKNESRSQFIESLALDFGLIKISGDQYILTDKINEILPITDEDLIRLFFKYIFFGLESIEGFKRKEIFISRVNELNIRIVLDSIKKVEVGKNIYIKSFIKKLQNSLFDEKDENRWIYFDDKFFEKVIADYLLWLGIVDGGFKDGKMISFSLTQFGKELLSSERIASKEPTIYFDKSKKAEQKKILFMTPNFEISVLSEEIDKIALFDLNRFADIQKADIVSLYQITSETIMTGIESGFSLDKIINFLKKYSSNDIPQNVIYQLRDWASKYGKVRAFKGIFLIINDVPLFLEINKRIQNFVEHSIEPNIILIKEENIPKIREILEKNGIFIQIHIEGYDEKKESFLEKSSENIDLKSEIKSIKEGYLTGLKKEDTEYFFREEGFERSMDIRPNITRDLIEASKKKKSVLLSYFDLDDKVSRTSRINPLGVVLAEKRYLVGYDTAEKCIKALRIDVISDISIENNEFLRPDNFTVKNWWKKYGKDYTESKKKDITLTQ from the coding sequence ATGAGGGAAAAAGTTAAGGGTCTATCTGGAAAACAGATGGAGAATACGCTTAAGGCGTGGGGAGTTGATATTACGACGCCTAAAGAACAGGTTATCGATTCCCTAGAGAAAGCAATGGAAGATGAGAATAAGATTGAAGCTGTTTTTAACTCATTATCGCTTAAGGAAAAGGAATTCTTGGGTATTTTGCTGATGGCTGGAGGGGTAAAAAAGCAGCAGGATGCTCAGAATATTTTCATAGAAAAATACAGCTTCTGGACATTTGAAGAAGTTATTAAAACACTTGAGACTAATTTATTAGTTTTAGAGGGAATGGATGGAATAATTAAGACATATGTTGTTAATTCCATATTAAAGGAAAATTTAATTAATATTTTTAAGAAGATCCCTGGGGAAATTCCTCTTGAGAATTTACAGGTAAGAAAAGATAAGAATCTCCTCATATCTGATCTAATTATTTTCTTATCGTTTGTTGCAAAAGAAGAATTAAAACTTACCGCTAAAAAGGAGATTTCCAAGAAAGACCAAGAGGGGCTTGTTGAAAAGCTTCACATAAAAAATGAATCCAGATCACAGTTCATCGAAAGTCTTGCTTTGGATTTTGGCTTAATTAAAATATCTGGGGACCAGTATATTCTTACAGATAAAATCAATGAAATTCTTCCTATTACTGACGAGGACTTAATTAGATTGTTCTTTAAGTATATCTTCTTTGGCCTAGAAAGTATTGAAGGTTTTAAGAGAAAGGAAATTTTCATAAGTAGGGTAAATGAGCTAAACATCAGAATAGTCCTTGATTCTATAAAAAAAGTAGAAGTGGGTAAAAATATCTACATTAAATCATTCATAAAAAAATTACAGAATTCCCTATTCGATGAAAAGGATGAAAATCGTTGGATATATTTTGATGATAAATTCTTTGAGAAAGTAATAGCTGATTATTTATTGTGGCTTGGGATAGTTGACGGCGGATTTAAGGATGGAAAAATGATTTCTTTCTCACTTACTCAGTTTGGGAAGGAGCTATTATCATCTGAAAGAATAGCATCAAAAGAGCCCACAATTTACTTTGACAAGAGTAAGAAGGCAGAGCAGAAAAAGATTCTTTTCATGACTCCAAATTTTGAAATCTCAGTTTTATCAGAAGAGATTGATAAGATTGCACTATTTGATCTGAATAGATTTGCAGATATCCAAAAAGCAGACATTGTAAGTTTGTATCAAATAACGTCGGAAACTATTATGACGGGCATAGAATCTGGATTCTCCCTTGATAAAATAATTAACTTTTTGAAAAAATACTCTTCTAATGATATACCTCAAAATGTTATATATCAACTGAGAGATTGGGCATCAAAATATGGTAAAGTTAGAGCTTTCAAAGGCATATTCCTTATTATTAATGATGTACCTTTATTTTTAGAAATAAATAAGAGGATACAAAATTTTGTTGAACATTCTATTGAGCCAAATATAATCTTGATAAAAGAAGAGAATATTCCAAAAATAAGGGAGATTCTAGAAAAGAATGGAATATTCATCCAGATCCATATTGAAGGTTACGACGAAAAGAAAGAATCTTTTCTAGAGAAATCTTCTGAAAACATAGACTTAAAATCTGAGATCAAGTCAATTAAGGAAGGGTACTTAACTGGGCTTAAGAAGGAAGACACTGAATATTTCTTTAGGGAGGAAGGATTTGAGAGAAGTATGGATATTAGGCCAAACATAACAAGAGATTTAATTGAAGCATCAAAGAAAAAAAAATCTGTCTTACTCTCTTACTTTGATCTCGATGACAAAGTTTCAAGAACTTCAAGAATTAATCCATTGGGCGTTGTTTTGGCTGAAAAGAGATATCTTGTTGGATATGATACTGCCGAAAAATGTATCAAAGCTTTGAGAATTGATGTTATATCTGATATTTCGATAGAAAACAATGAGTTCCTAAGGCCAGATAATTTTACAGTTAAGAATTGGTGGAAAAAATATGGAAAAGATTATACTGAATCTAAGAAAAAAGATATTACACTTACTCAATAA